The Parashewanella tropica genome window below encodes:
- the cysD gene encoding sulfate adenylyltransferase subunit CysD: protein MNPKRLTHLKQLEAESIHIIREVAAEFDKPVMMYSIGKDSSVMLHLARKAFYPGKIPFPLLHVDTDWKFREMIEFRDRTAKKYGFDLLVHKNPEGLAMGMSPFTHGSSKHTDIMKTQGLKQALNKYGFDAAFGGARRDEEKSRAKERVYSFRDKNHTWDPKNQRPELWKTYNGQINKGESIRVFPLSNWTELDIWQYIYLEGIEIVPLYLSEVRPVVNRDGMQIMVDDERMELLPGEEIEHKSVRFRTLGCYPLTGAVESEANTLQGIIEEMLVATSSERQGRAIDHDQSGSMELKKRQGYF from the coding sequence ATGAACCCTAAACGTTTAACCCACCTAAAACAGTTGGAAGCGGAAAGTATTCATATTATCCGTGAAGTAGCAGCCGAATTTGATAAACCTGTAATGATGTATTCCATCGGTAAAGATTCGTCGGTGATGTTACACCTAGCCCGTAAAGCATTTTATCCGGGGAAAATCCCATTCCCTCTGCTTCATGTTGATACTGACTGGAAGTTTCGAGAAATGATCGAATTTCGCGATCGAACTGCTAAGAAATATGGTTTTGATTTACTGGTGCACAAAAACCCTGAAGGTTTAGCTATGGGAATGAGTCCATTTACCCATGGATCGTCTAAACACACTGACATTATGAAAACTCAGGGCCTTAAGCAAGCGTTGAATAAATACGGCTTTGATGCAGCTTTTGGCGGTGCTCGTCGTGATGAAGAAAAATCCCGCGCTAAGGAGCGGGTCTATTCTTTCCGTGACAAAAACCACACATGGGATCCCAAAAACCAGCGTCCAGAGTTATGGAAAACCTATAACGGGCAAATCAATAAAGGCGAAAGTATTCGTGTGTTTCCTTTATCCAACTGGACGGAATTGGATATTTGGCAATATATCTACCTAGAAGGGATTGAAATTGTCCCCCTTTATTTGTCCGAAGTTCGTCCAGTTGTTAATCGCGATGGAATGCAGATCATGGTGGATGATGAACGTATGGAGCTGTTGCCGGGAGAGGAAATAGAACATAAAAGTGTTCGTTTTCGCACCTTGGGTTGTTATCCGCTTACAGGGGCTGTTGAGTCAGAGGCTAATACGCTGCAAGGCATTATAGAGGAAATGTTGGTAGCCACATCGAGTGAGCGCCAAGGCAGGGCAATTGACCACGATCAATCAGGGTCGATGGAATTAAAAAAACGTCAGGGCTACTTCTAA
- the cysC gene encoding adenylyl-sulfate kinase yields MTAPVDSQNTVQPQDNENIVWHRHHVDKSFRAKQKQQQPCVIWFTGVSGAGKSTIAGTLESRLAEMGYHTYLLDGDNVRHGLCQDLSFSKEDRQENIRRVGEVAKLMTDAGLIVLSAFISPHQQERQLVRELLPDGEFLEVFVDTPLDECEKRDPKGLYKKARAGELKQFTGIDSEYQAPNIPEIHLHAGNASVTDLVEQCLQSLNERQIICL; encoded by the coding sequence ATGACTGCCCCAGTTGATTCTCAAAATACAGTTCAGCCACAAGATAATGAAAATATAGTATGGCACCGCCATCATGTTGATAAGAGTTTCCGAGCTAAGCAGAAACAGCAGCAGCCTTGCGTAATATGGTTTACGGGGGTGAGTGGAGCAGGAAAATCAACAATAGCTGGCACATTAGAATCTCGCTTGGCGGAAATGGGTTATCATACTTATTTGCTTGATGGCGATAATGTTCGGCATGGATTATGCCAAGATCTGAGCTTTTCAAAAGAAGATAGACAAGAGAATATTCGCCGGGTTGGTGAAGTAGCAAAGCTAATGACTGATGCTGGTTTGATTGTGCTCAGTGCTTTTATTTCACCCCATCAGCAGGAACGTCAATTGGTGCGAGAACTGTTGCCTGACGGAGAGTTCCTGGAAGTATTTGTCGACACGCCTTTAGATGAATGTGAAAAGCGTGATCCAAAAGGCTTGTATAAGAAAGCGAGGGCAGGTGAGCTTAAGCAATTCACTGGTATTGATTCAGAGTATCAAGCGCCAAATATTCCTGAAATCCATCTCCATGCTGGGAATGCTTCTGTGACAGATTTGGTTGAACAATGTTTGCAGTCACTAAATGAGCGTCAGATTATTTGCTTATAA
- the cysN gene encoding sulfate adenylyltransferase subunit CysN, with translation MNSVIEQQVVELGIEAYLEQHQNKSLLRFLTCGSVDDGKSTLIGRLLHDSQQIYEDQLAAIHADSQKVGTTGDKPDLALLVDGLQAEREQGITIDVAYRYFSTKKRKFIIADTPGHEQYTRNMATGASTCDVAVILIDARKGVLDQTRRHSYIASLLGIRHFVVAVNKMDLVGFEQTRFEAIRDEYLAFAEKLNSDIDITLVPLSALEGDNVVEPSSHTPWYGGEPLLDILEDIEIGQEKGSGAFRFPVQYVNRPNLDFRGFAGTVASGTVKVGDVVKALPSGKCSKVSRIVTFDGDLEQTYSGQAVTLTLQDEIDISRGDTLVLHDDEVPLSTHLLADIVWMAEAPLEIGRQYDIKVAGKKAIGSIGAIRHQVDINNLNTFTVEQLPLNGIGLCEVVLNEAIAVDSYRDCADTGGFILIDRLTNVTVGTGMIREALHEPQHSLHYSSFEMELNALIRKHFPHWDAKDLSKLLG, from the coding sequence ATGAACAGCGTAATTGAACAACAAGTGGTTGAGTTGGGTATCGAAGCTTACTTGGAACAGCACCAGAACAAATCCCTGCTTAGATTTCTCACCTGTGGCTCAGTAGATGACGGAAAGAGCACTCTGATTGGCAGATTACTTCATGATTCTCAGCAGATTTATGAAGATCAACTGGCAGCAATCCATGCAGACAGTCAGAAGGTTGGAACTACTGGTGACAAACCTGATCTGGCACTTCTCGTCGATGGCCTACAAGCTGAGCGAGAGCAAGGGATCACCATTGACGTAGCTTATCGCTATTTCTCAACTAAAAAACGCAAATTCATCATTGCCGACACGCCGGGGCATGAGCAATACACTCGAAATATGGCAACGGGTGCATCAACCTGTGACGTGGCAGTGATTTTGATAGATGCTCGAAAAGGCGTATTAGATCAAACTCGTCGTCACTCGTATATCGCCAGTCTGTTGGGAATACGACATTTTGTGGTTGCCGTAAATAAGATGGATTTGGTTGGCTTTGAACAGACGCGCTTTGAAGCTATACGTGATGAGTATCTAGCTTTTGCCGAGAAACTGAATTCAGATATCGACATTACCTTAGTGCCTTTATCGGCCTTAGAAGGCGACAACGTGGTTGAGCCTAGTTCACACACCCCTTGGTATGGAGGTGAGCCATTACTGGATATTTTAGAAGATATCGAAATTGGGCAGGAAAAAGGCAGTGGCGCATTTCGTTTTCCAGTTCAATACGTTAACCGTCCCAATCTAGACTTTCGTGGTTTTGCTGGAACAGTGGCTTCAGGAACGGTAAAAGTTGGGGATGTCGTTAAAGCTCTGCCTTCTGGTAAATGTTCAAAGGTTAGCCGTATCGTAACCTTTGACGGTGATTTGGAGCAAACCTATTCAGGGCAAGCCGTAACACTGACGTTACAAGATGAGATTGATATTAGCCGCGGCGATACGCTGGTACTTCATGATGATGAGGTGCCATTAAGTACTCATCTATTGGCTGATATTGTTTGGATGGCTGAAGCTCCTTTGGAAATCGGACGCCAATATGACATTAAAGTCGCGGGTAAGAAGGCGATTGGTTCTATTGGCGCTATTCGCCATCAGGTTGATATTAATAACTTGAATACCTTTACGGTTGAGCAGTTACCGCTAAATGGTATTGGCTTGTGTGAGGTGGTGCTTAATGAGGCAATTGCAGTCGATTCGTATCGAGACTGTGCAGATACAGGAGGTTTTATCTTGATCGACCGCCTAACCAATGTGACCGTTGGAACTGGCATGATTAGAGAAGCATTGCATGAGCCACAACATAGCCTTCACTACAGCTCGTTCGAAATGGAGCTTAATGCTTTGATCCGCAAACACTTCCCACACTGGGATGCTAAAGACCTCAGCAAGTTATTGGGATAA
- a CDS encoding assimilatory sulfite reductase (NADPH) flavoprotein subunit, translated as MLLKELSALASPLNDQQLNQLQQTAAELTPQQMSWISGYFWGLSQTQSAGQLQPEPQYAVSNQPAGKLTIIYASQTGNAKGVAEALKEDASTAGVAVELFSAGDYKGKKLSKESHVIIIASTHGEGEAPDDAIELHEFLQSKKAPKLTNLKYAVIGLGDSSYEFFCQTAKDFDNYLSKLGAEAILPRLDCDVDYDVPATKWRQMALDKVKQTLSVTDTKVVQLPLNHAQSVVSAYSKQNPFSATLLTNQKITGRCSGKDVRHIEIDLEGSDLIYQPGDALGIWYDNDPALADKVITSVGLDGSEVVEVEGERCSLKQALISKFEITAANPQLVTKFAELSGSKPLTKLLENKEQLRRYASNHQIIDVLTEKETKLTAEQLIGLLRRLTPRLYSIASSQAEVDDEVHLTVGLVEYEQDGELRQGGASSYLSSRLEEGDEVKVFVEPNSNFKLPEDDNTPVIMIGPGTGIAPFRAFVQERDNRNAEGKNWLFFGDRTFTEDFLYQVEWQKYLKSGVVTQMDVAFSRDQAEKVYVQHRILEHAAQVWQWLQDGAHVYVCGDANQMAKDVHEALLNVVEQQGEQSREQAEQYLNDLRKNKRYQRDVY; from the coding sequence ATGTTACTTAAGGAATTATCGGCTTTAGCCAGTCCACTCAATGATCAGCAGCTTAATCAGTTGCAACAAACAGCAGCTGAGCTAACGCCCCAGCAGATGTCATGGATCAGTGGCTACTTCTGGGGGTTAAGCCAAACTCAATCGGCTGGACAGTTACAGCCAGAACCACAGTATGCTGTGTCTAACCAGCCTGCCGGTAAGCTCACTATTATTTATGCTTCGCAAACAGGGAATGCTAAAGGCGTTGCTGAAGCACTGAAAGAGGATGCTAGTACAGCAGGTGTAGCCGTAGAACTCTTTTCCGCTGGAGATTACAAAGGCAAAAAACTGTCGAAAGAAAGCCACGTCATTATTATTGCGTCCACTCATGGTGAGGGTGAAGCGCCAGATGATGCTATTGAACTGCATGAATTTTTGCAGTCTAAGAAAGCACCAAAATTAACCAATCTGAAATATGCAGTGATTGGTTTAGGTGATTCCAGTTATGAATTCTTTTGCCAGACGGCAAAAGACTTTGACAATTACCTGTCTAAACTGGGTGCAGAGGCAATACTTCCGCGCTTGGATTGTGATGTTGACTATGATGTTCCAGCAACCAAGTGGCGACAAATGGCATTGGATAAAGTTAAACAAACCTTATCAGTCACTGATACCAAAGTGGTACAACTTCCACTTAACCATGCCCAATCTGTGGTATCGGCCTATTCAAAGCAAAATCCATTTTCAGCTACCTTGCTGACCAATCAAAAAATTACTGGGCGTTGTTCAGGTAAGGATGTTCGTCATATTGAAATTGATCTCGAAGGTTCTGATTTAATCTACCAGCCAGGTGATGCCTTGGGTATCTGGTATGACAATGATCCTGCCTTGGCAGATAAAGTGATTACAAGTGTTGGACTTGACGGCTCTGAGGTAGTTGAGGTGGAAGGTGAGCGTTGTTCGCTCAAACAGGCACTCATTAGTAAATTTGAAATCACTGCCGCTAATCCACAACTGGTAACAAAATTTGCAGAGCTATCCGGTAGTAAACCGCTCACCAAGCTATTGGAAAATAAAGAGCAGCTACGTCGCTATGCCAGTAATCATCAGATCATCGATGTACTGACTGAAAAGGAAACCAAACTGACGGCAGAGCAGCTTATTGGCTTGCTGCGCAGGTTAACCCCACGCTTATATTCCATAGCTTCAAGTCAGGCAGAAGTGGATGATGAAGTTCACTTAACTGTTGGGCTTGTTGAATACGAGCAAGACGGAGAGCTCCGCCAAGGTGGGGCATCCAGTTACTTATCGAGTCGACTTGAAGAAGGTGATGAAGTGAAGGTTTTCGTTGAGCCTAATAGTAATTTCAAGTTACCAGAGGATGACAATACACCTGTGATAATGATTGGCCCAGGTACTGGTATTGCACCGTTTCGCGCTTTTGTTCAAGAGCGGGATAACCGCAATGCAGAAGGTAAGAACTGGTTATTTTTTGGTGATAGAACTTTTACTGAAGATTTCCTCTATCAGGTTGAATGGCAGAAATACCTCAAGTCTGGGGTTGTAACCCAGATGGATGTGGCATTTAGCCGTGATCAAGCAGAAAAGGTCTACGTTCAACACAGAATATTAGAGCATGCAGCTCAAGTCTGGCAGTGGTTGCAAGATGGTGCCCATGTTTATGTTTGTGGTGATGCAAATCAAATGGCTAAAGATGTCCATGAAGCCCTGCTCAACGTCGTAGAACAGCAAGGTGAACAAAGCCGTGAACAGGCGGAGCAGTATCTGAACGATCTGCGCAAGAACAAGCGTTATCAAAGGGATGTATATTAA
- a CDS encoding phosphoadenylyl-sulfate reductase: MPNLDLADLVKQNKAEQTIQLSEINTELEALSAEERIRWALKNLQGEFALASSFGIQSAVMLHMVTRAKSNIPVILTDTGYLFPETYQFIDTLTDRLSLNLHVYRAESSPAWQEARFGKLWEQGVDGIKQYNDLNKVEPMRRALEELNIGTWFSGLRRDQAESRASLPILAVQNGLFKFLPLIDWSNKKIHQYLNTHDLPYHPLWEKGYLSVGDTHTTRKWEPGMKEEDTRFFGLKRECGLHEGNGEYGGSGI, from the coding sequence ATGCCTAATTTAGATTTAGCTGATTTGGTAAAACAAAATAAAGCTGAACAAACCATACAGCTTTCCGAAATCAATACTGAACTGGAAGCACTTTCTGCCGAAGAGCGTATTCGTTGGGCTCTCAAAAATCTTCAAGGTGAGTTTGCATTAGCTTCGAGCTTTGGGATCCAGTCGGCGGTGATGCTTCATATGGTAACTAGGGCAAAGTCTAATATTCCGGTGATTTTAACCGATACCGGATATCTGTTTCCAGAAACCTATCAATTTATCGACACTTTGACCGACCGATTGTCGTTGAACCTGCATGTCTATCGCGCGGAATCATCGCCAGCATGGCAGGAAGCGCGATTTGGAAAGCTTTGGGAGCAAGGTGTAGACGGGATAAAACAGTATAACGACCTTAATAAAGTAGAACCAATGCGACGGGCGTTAGAAGAGCTGAATATTGGGACTTGGTTTTCCGGTTTACGACGTGATCAGGCTGAGTCACGAGCATCCTTGCCTATTTTAGCTGTGCAGAATGGTCTGTTTAAATTCCTACCTTTGATTGATTGGAGTAATAAAAAGATCCATCAATATCTGAACACGCATGATCTGCCTTATCACCCTCTTTGGGAAAAGGGTTATCTGTCAGTTGGTGATACCCATACGACCCGCAAGTGGGAACCAGGTATGAAAGAAGAAGACACTCGTTTTTTCGGACTCAAGCGTGAGTGCGGACTGCATGAAGGTAACGGTGAATACGGCGGTTCTGGCATATAA
- the cysI gene encoding assimilatory sulfite reductase (NADPH) hemoprotein subunit, with the protein MSEQKLSDNERLKRESNLLRGTIVDDLKDHMTGGFNADNFQLIRFHGMYQQDDRDIRAERAKQKLEPLQNVMLRARMPGGIITPTQWLAIDKFAEKHSVYGSIRLTTRQTFQFHGVLKPNIKLMHQTLNQIGIDSIATAGDVNRNVLCTSNPVESTLHLEAYEWAKKISEHLLPKTRAYAEIWLDGEKLETTENEPILGNTYLPRKFKTTVVIPPQNDVDVHANDLNFVAIAEEGKLVGFNVLVGGGLAMTHGDKSTYPRRADDFGFVSLEKTLDVAAAVVTTQRDWGNRSNRKNAKTKYTLDRVGKDVFKAEVEKRAGVEFAESRPYEFTGRGDRFGWVEGIDGKYHLTLFIENGRLLDFPDKPLKAGVAEIAKVHKGDFRMTANQNLIVAGVAVEDKQQIENIAREHGLLDDGVSQQRKNSMACVSFPTCPLAMAEAERFLPEFVTDVEGLLAKNGLGKDENIILRVTGCPNGCGRAMLAEIGLVGKAPGRYNLHIGGNRSGTRIPKMYRENITVAQIMEEIDELVGRWAAERQQGEDFGDFTIRAEIIEPVLVSKRDFYA; encoded by the coding sequence ATGAGCGAGCAAAAATTATCAGATAATGAACGCCTAAAGCGTGAAAGTAACTTATTGCGTGGCACGATTGTTGACGATTTGAAAGATCATATGACGGGTGGGTTTAACGCTGATAACTTTCAGCTGATCCGGTTTCACGGCATGTACCAGCAAGATGATCGTGATATCCGTGCAGAGAGAGCCAAGCAAAAACTCGAACCTCTGCAAAATGTCATGCTACGGGCAAGGATGCCAGGGGGAATTATTACCCCGACACAGTGGTTGGCGATTGACAAGTTCGCTGAAAAACACTCGGTATATGGAAGTATTCGCCTGACGACCCGCCAGACATTTCAGTTTCACGGTGTATTGAAGCCCAACATCAAACTGATGCACCAGACACTCAATCAAATTGGCATTGACTCCATCGCTACTGCAGGGGATGTAAATCGAAATGTTTTGTGCACGTCGAATCCAGTAGAGTCAACGCTTCATCTTGAAGCTTATGAGTGGGCGAAAAAGATCAGCGAGCACCTACTGCCAAAGACTAGAGCTTATGCCGAGATCTGGCTTGATGGAGAAAAGCTTGAAACCACAGAAAATGAGCCGATCCTAGGAAACACCTATTTACCTAGAAAATTCAAAACAACCGTGGTGATCCCTCCGCAAAATGACGTGGATGTGCATGCTAATGATTTAAACTTTGTCGCGATTGCTGAAGAAGGTAAGTTGGTAGGTTTTAACGTATTAGTGGGCGGTGGTTTGGCCATGACACATGGTGACAAGTCGACCTATCCCCGCCGCGCCGATGATTTCGGGTTTGTATCTCTAGAAAAGACCCTCGATGTTGCAGCAGCAGTCGTAACGACTCAACGTGATTGGGGTAATCGTTCTAATCGAAAAAATGCCAAAACCAAATACACACTCGATCGTGTTGGGAAAGATGTATTCAAGGCAGAAGTTGAAAAACGAGCCGGAGTTGAGTTTGCTGAAAGTCGTCCTTATGAGTTTACCGGACGTGGTGATCGTTTCGGTTGGGTAGAGGGCATTGATGGTAAATATCACCTAACTCTATTTATCGAAAATGGTCGCTTACTCGACTTTCCCGACAAGCCCCTAAAAGCTGGTGTTGCTGAGATAGCTAAAGTCCATAAAGGTGATTTTAGAATGACCGCCAATCAAAACCTGATTGTAGCGGGCGTTGCAGTTGAAGATAAACAGCAAATAGAAAATATCGCCCGCGAACATGGTTTGCTCGATGATGGTGTCAGTCAACAGCGGAAAAACTCAATGGCTTGTGTTTCCTTTCCAACTTGTCCATTGGCAATGGCTGAGGCAGAACGTTTTTTGCCTGAGTTTGTGACTGATGTAGAAGGGCTTTTGGCAAAGAACGGCTTAGGTAAGGATGAAAACATAATCTTGCGAGTTACTGGCTGCCCTAATGGTTGTGGTCGGGCAATGTTGGCGGAAATCGGCTTAGTTGGTAAAGCTCCGGGTCGTTATAACCTTCACATAGGTGGTAATCGTAGCGGGACTCGAATACCTAAGATGTATCGAGAAAACATCACGGTTGCGCAAATCATGGAAGAGATCGATGAATTAGTTGGGCGTTGGGCTGCTGAGCGTCAGCAAGGGGAAGATTTTGGTGATTTCACAATTCGCGCCGAAATTATCGAGCCAGTATTGGTTTCTAAGAGGGATTTCTATGCCTAA
- the cysG gene encoding siroheme synthase CysG has protein sequence MDYLPIFADLKRRPCLVVGGGEVAWRKTRMLLKAGADVRLVAPEINSDFKQALQSDEITLLAQEFSPAHLDGIFLAIAATDSKTVNALVYQSANQRQVLVNVVDDTKRCSFIVPSIVDRSPIIVAISSSGRAPVLARLIREKLEAILPQHLGKMAEIAGRFRTKLTKVVNTLTARRYFWEQAFNGRFSEFVAAGRDKDAEQELQALSRKVEPKGQVALIGAGPGDAGLLTLRALQLMQQADVVLHDYLVSDEVMELVRRDAELVSVGKKAGFHSVPQEETNRLLVHYAQQGKRVVRLKGGDPFVFGRGGEELEVLFEAGISFQVVPGITAAAGATAYAGIPLTHRDYAQSTMFITGHLKPDGDQVDWSTLARGKQTLVIYMGLMKACHIENQLISHGRSIETPVAIIERGTQKHQKVLKGQLSELTDLAEHAASPSLIVVGEVVNLSEKLHWFGKQEQQVQHTAVVRLA, from the coding sequence ATGGATTATTTACCAATTTTTGCAGATCTCAAGCGTAGACCTTGTCTAGTTGTCGGTGGTGGAGAGGTTGCATGGCGTAAAACCCGTATGCTGTTAAAGGCAGGAGCTGATGTTCGCCTAGTTGCGCCGGAGATTAATTCGGATTTTAAGCAAGCTTTGCAGTCTGATGAAATCACCTTGTTAGCTCAAGAATTTTCCCCTGCGCATTTAGACGGGATCTTTTTGGCCATAGCCGCTACCGACAGTAAGACGGTTAATGCACTTGTTTATCAATCTGCCAATCAACGTCAGGTCTTAGTGAACGTGGTTGATGATACTAAACGTTGCAGCTTTATTGTTCCCTCTATCGTTGATCGTTCACCCATTATTGTGGCGATTTCTTCTTCAGGTCGTGCGCCAGTTCTTGCGCGGTTAATTCGTGAGAAACTCGAAGCTATTTTGCCACAGCACCTAGGAAAAATGGCTGAGATTGCAGGGCGATTCCGTACCAAGCTGACAAAGGTCGTCAATACGTTGACAGCTCGCCGTTATTTTTGGGAGCAAGCATTTAATGGGCGCTTTTCTGAGTTCGTAGCGGCTGGTCGAGATAAAGATGCTGAGCAGGAGTTGCAAGCTTTGTCCCGTAAGGTTGAACCGAAAGGTCAAGTAGCGCTGATTGGTGCTGGGCCGGGTGATGCTGGGTTATTGACGTTGCGAGCATTACAACTAATGCAACAAGCTGATGTGGTGCTTCATGACTACTTAGTTTCAGACGAGGTGATGGAATTAGTCCGTCGTGATGCTGAATTAGTGAGTGTCGGAAAAAAAGCCGGATTCCACAGTGTGCCTCAGGAGGAAACCAACCGTTTGTTGGTGCATTACGCTCAGCAAGGTAAGCGAGTTGTTCGGCTTAAAGGTGGTGATCCGTTTGTTTTTGGCCGTGGTGGTGAGGAGCTCGAAGTCTTATTTGAGGCAGGCATCTCATTTCAGGTTGTTCCTGGGATCACGGCTGCGGCAGGAGCGACGGCTTATGCAGGGATCCCTCTAACTCATCGAGATTATGCGCAGAGTACGATGTTTATTACTGGGCACCTTAAACCAGATGGAGATCAAGTCGACTGGTCGACCTTGGCTCGTGGTAAACAAACCTTGGTTATTTATATGGGACTGATGAAAGCCTGTCATATTGAAAATCAGTTGATATCGCATGGACGCTCGATTGAAACGCCTGTGGCGATCATTGAGCGTGGTACCCAGAAACATCAGAAAGTGTTGAAAGGTCAGTTAAGTGAGCTTACTGATTTAGCTGAACATGCGGCTTCCCCATCTTTGATTGTGGTGGGAGAGGTTGTGAATTTATCAGAAAAATTACATTGGTTCGGAAAGCAGGAACAACAAGTACAACATACAGCCGTTGTCAGGCTGGCGTAG
- a CDS encoding SLC13 family permease yields MNLEQGVVLAMLIAIVACLLTTRIKPAYLFAAAAFVGFQTGMIELTKLTGNFTNSSLLTLVLLILVSIALEKTRLISWVGRQISQGGQSSVVAKLGLSTAFLSSFTNNTAVVVSLIGAIKRNQRHAPSRLLIPLSYTAILGGTLTLIGTSTNLIINSFVEDAGLPSLDFFAPTVIGLAVLVIGLMILVPLSYLLPVYDDDHQDELPYFLEAHIEDGSPLAGKTVAENGLRALRRLFLAEVIRDGKTLAPVNPDIRLEVDDTLLFCGDIESVASLQEIKGLRLFGQHHLNGQSMLELVVSHSAGIRGKTLKSVHFRERFDAVVVAIRRGHERLAGGLGNIELHAGDTLVVVPGKTFKDKKQQLNREFVLVNGLDSSARLDSNKSFAVLAGFTSVIAAALFGILPLINGLAVYLLVLVASGIISFSEIRRRFPIDIVVIVGSALTLAQLMISSGLSERMGNMLMMSFDSWGIYGALIVTYLLTLILTELVTNNAAAALAFPISYSLALSYGADPMPFIMALLFGASASFLSPYGYQTNLLVYSVANYKLRDFFRVGLPLSVVYSVVVLLLIPYLFPFFPS; encoded by the coding sequence ATGAATTTGGAACAAGGTGTGGTGCTTGCCATGCTAATCGCGATTGTGGCCTGTTTGCTGACTACGCGGATTAAACCAGCCTATTTGTTCGCAGCTGCTGCGTTTGTTGGCTTTCAAACAGGGATGATTGAATTAACGAAGCTTACAGGTAACTTTACTAATTCATCGCTGTTAACTTTGGTTTTGTTGATCCTTGTTTCTATAGCATTGGAGAAAACTCGCTTGATCAGCTGGGTTGGCCGTCAAATTTCACAAGGCGGCCAATCAAGTGTTGTTGCTAAGCTTGGACTATCCACGGCCTTTCTATCCTCATTTACCAATAATACTGCAGTAGTTGTGTCACTCATTGGTGCCATTAAGCGCAATCAGCGACATGCCCCTTCGAGATTGTTAATACCTCTATCTTATACGGCCATTTTGGGTGGAACACTGACTCTGATCGGAACATCCACAAATCTTATTATCAACAGTTTTGTCGAAGATGCAGGATTGCCTAGTCTCGACTTTTTTGCCCCAACGGTAATTGGTTTGGCTGTATTGGTGATTGGATTGATGATATTGGTACCACTGAGCTATCTCTTGCCAGTATATGACGATGACCATCAAGATGAACTTCCTTATTTTCTTGAAGCTCACATTGAAGATGGTTCTCCCTTAGCTGGAAAAACAGTTGCTGAGAATGGGTTGCGTGCATTACGGCGTCTGTTTTTGGCAGAAGTGATCCGAGATGGCAAAACCCTAGCGCCAGTGAATCCCGATATTCGTTTAGAAGTCGACGACACCCTGTTATTTTGCGGCGACATTGAAAGTGTAGCGAGCTTACAGGAGATTAAAGGTCTGCGTTTATTTGGCCAGCATCATTTGAATGGTCAATCTATGTTGGAATTGGTAGTGAGCCATTCTGCGGGGATTCGTGGTAAGACATTAAAAAGTGTCCATTTCAGGGAGCGATTCGATGCCGTTGTGGTAGCAATACGTCGTGGCCATGAACGATTGGCAGGTGGGCTTGGCAATATTGAACTTCATGCGGGTGATACGCTGGTTGTGGTACCGGGTAAGACATTTAAGGATAAAAAGCAGCAGCTCAACCGAGAATTTGTTCTAGTAAATGGTCTGGACTCTAGTGCAAGGCTCGATAGTAATAAAAGCTTTGCTGTTCTAGCCGGATTTACCTCAGTCATAGCTGCCGCATTATTTGGCATTTTACCTCTAATTAATGGGCTTGCCGTTTACCTCTTGGTTTTAGTGGCAAGTGGAATTATCTCTTTCAGTGAAATTCGCCGACGGTTTCCTATCGATATTGTAGTGATTGTTGGGTCTGCGTTGACCTTGGCTCAATTGATGATATCAAGTGGTTTGTCTGAGCGTATGGGAAATATGCTGATGATGTCGTTTGATAGTTGGGGTATTTATGGTGCTTTGATCGTGACTTATCTGCTTACTTTGATACTCACTGAGTTGGTCACCAATAATGCGGCGGCGGCATTAGCCTTTCCCATATCCTATAGTTTGGCACTAAGTTATGGTGCTGATCCCATGCCTTTTATTATGGCACTGTTGTTCGGGGCGAGTGCAAGCTTTCTATCCCCGTATGGTTACCAGACTAATTTGCTGGTTTATAGCGTTGCTAACTACAAACTTAGGGATTTCTTTCGAGTGGGCTTACCGTTGTCGGTGGTTTATTCGGTTGTAGTGCTATTGCTGATCCCGTATCTGTTTCCTTTTTTTCCTTCTTAA